In Eschrichtius robustus isolate mEscRob2 chromosome 2, mEscRob2.pri, whole genome shotgun sequence, a single window of DNA contains:
- the ILVBL gene encoding 2-hydroxyacyl-CoA lyase 2 isoform X2 gives METPVAAAPAGDFFPSFLLLGFATLVAALLGAAHRLGLFYQLMHKVDKASIRHGGENVAAVLRAHGVRFLFTLVGGHISPLLVACEKLGIRVVDTRHEVTAVFAADAVARLTGTVGVAAVTAGPGLTNTVTAVKNAQIAQSPVLLLGGAASTLLQNRGALQAIDQMSLFRPLCKFCASVQRVREIIPTLRAAMAAAQSGTPGPVFVELPVDVLYPYFMVQKEMVSAKPPKGLVGQGVSWYLENYLANLFAGAWEPQPEGPLPLDIPQASPQQVQRCVEILSRAKRPLVLLGSQALLPPTPSDKLRVAVETLGVPCFLGGMARGLLGRSHPLHIRQNRSAALKKADVVVLAGTVCDFRLSYGRVLSRSSKIIIVNRNRKEMLMNSDMFWKPQVAVQGDVGSFVVKLAQGLQGQTWASDWAEELRQADRQKEQTFREKASMPVAEHLNPVRVLQLVEETLPDNSILVVDGGDFVGTAAHLVQPRGPLRWLDPGAFGTLGVGAGFALGAKLCQPDAEVWCLFGDGAFGYSLIEFDTFVRHKIPVMALIGNDAGWTQISREQVPCLGSNVACGLAYTGYHKAAMGLGAQGLLLSRESEDQVVKVLHEAQQQCQDGHPVVVNILIGRTDFRDGSIAV, from the exons ATGGAGACGCCCGTGGCTGCCGCCCCTGCTGGGgacttcttcccttctttcctgctCCTGGGTTTCGCGACGCTAGTGGCCGCCTTGCTGGGCGCCGCTCACCGCCTGGGGCTCTTCTACCAGTTGATGCACAAG GTGGACAAGGCAAGCATCCGGCATGGTGGGGAGAATGTGGCAGCCGTGCTGAGGGCCCATGGCGTGCGGTTCCTTTTCACGCTGGTCGGCGGGCACATTTCCCCACTGCTGGTGGCCTGTGAGAAGCTGGGCATCCGCGTGGTGGACACCCGCCACGAAGTCACAGCCGTCTTTGCTGCTGATGCTGTGGCCCGCCTGACCG GGACAGTGGGCGTGGCGGCAGTGACAGCGGGCCCCGGCCTCACCAACACAGTGACTGCGGTGAAGAATGCCCAGATAGCCCAGTCCCCCGTCCTGCTTCTGGGTGGGGCTGCCAGCACCCTGCTGCAG AACCGGGGCGCACTCCAGGCTATTGATCAGATGTCCCTGTTCCGGCCACTCTGCAAGTTTTGTGCTTCTGTGCAGAGGGTGCGGGAGATCATCCCCACCCTGAGGGCCGCGATGGCTGCTGCTCAGTCGGGCACCCCAG GCCCGGTGTTCGTGGAACTGCCTGTTGATGTGCTGTACCCCTACTTCATGGTTCAGAAGGAGATGGTGTCAGCTAAGCCGCCCAAGGGCCTCGTGGGTCAAGGGGTCTCCTG GTACTTAGAGAATTACCTGGCCAACCTCTTTGCAGGAGCCTGGGAGCCTCAGCCTGAGGGGCCCCTGCCTCTGGACATCCCTCAGGCTTCCCCTCAGCAG GTTCAGCGCTGTGTTGAGATCCTGAGCCGGGCCAAAAGGCCCCTTGTGCTGCTTGGGAGCCAGGCCCTGTTGCCTCCGACACCCTCAGACAAACTTCG GGTTGCTGTGGAGACCCTGGGTGTCCCCTGCTTCCTGGGTGGGATGGCGCGGGGGCTGCTAGGCCGGAGCCACCCCCTTCACATCCGGCAGAACCGCAGCGCCGCCCTGAAGAAGGCAGATGTTGTCGTCCTGGCAG GAACGGTGTGTGACTTCCGTCTGTCCTATGGCCGTGTCCTCAGCCGCAGCAGCAAGATCATCATTGTCAACCGTAACCGGAAAGAGATGTTGATGAACTCAGACATGTTCTGGAAGCCCCAGGTGGCTGTGCAAG GAGACGTGGGCTCCTTCGTGGTGAAGCTGGCGCAGGGCCTTCAGGGCCAGACATGGGCCTCAGACTGGGCAGAGGAGCTTCGGCAGGCTGACCGACAGAAGGAGCAGACCTTTCG GGAGAAGGCGTCGATGCCTGTAGCTGAGCACCTTAACCCGGTGCGGGTACTGCAGCTGGTGGAGGAAACTCTGCCCGACAACTCCATTCTGGTGGTCGATGGTGGGGACTTCGTGGGTACAGCCGCCCACCTGGTGCAGCCCCGTGGCCCCCTGCGCTGGCTGGATCCTG GGGCCTTCGGTACTCTGGGGGTTGGTGCAGGATTTGCACTTGGTGCCAAACTGTGTCAGCCAGATGCCGAG GTCTGGTGCCTGTTTGGGGATGGAGCCTTTGGCTACAGCCTCATCGAATTTGACACCTTCGTCAGACACAAG ATCCCAGTGATGGCTTTGATAGGGAATGATGCTGGCTGGACCCAGATTTCCCGGGAGCAGGTGCCCTGTCTGGGCAGCAATGTGGCCTGTGGCTTGGCTTACACTG GTTATCACAAGGCGGCCATGGGACTGGGGGCCCAGGGCTTGCTACTTTCACGAGAGAGTGAGGATCAGGTGGTCAAGGTGCTGCATGAAGCCCAGCAGCAGTGCCAAGATGGCCACCCCGTTGTGGTCAACATCCTCATCGGGAGGACGGACTTCCGAGATGGCTCCATTGCCGTGTAG
- the ILVBL gene encoding 2-hydroxyacyl-CoA lyase 2 isoform X1 produces the protein MRVLDVKERGGLPADPLRSRCHLMETPVAAAPAGDFFPSFLLLGFATLVAALLGAAHRLGLFYQLMHKVDKASIRHGGENVAAVLRAHGVRFLFTLVGGHISPLLVACEKLGIRVVDTRHEVTAVFAADAVARLTGTVGVAAVTAGPGLTNTVTAVKNAQIAQSPVLLLGGAASTLLQNRGALQAIDQMSLFRPLCKFCASVQRVREIIPTLRAAMAAAQSGTPGPVFVELPVDVLYPYFMVQKEMVSAKPPKGLVGQGVSWYLENYLANLFAGAWEPQPEGPLPLDIPQASPQQVQRCVEILSRAKRPLVLLGSQALLPPTPSDKLRVAVETLGVPCFLGGMARGLLGRSHPLHIRQNRSAALKKADVVVLAGTVCDFRLSYGRVLSRSSKIIIVNRNRKEMLMNSDMFWKPQVAVQGDVGSFVVKLAQGLQGQTWASDWAEELRQADRQKEQTFREKASMPVAEHLNPVRVLQLVEETLPDNSILVVDGGDFVGTAAHLVQPRGPLRWLDPGAFGTLGVGAGFALGAKLCQPDAEVWCLFGDGAFGYSLIEFDTFVRHKIPVMALIGNDAGWTQISREQVPCLGSNVACGLAYTGYHKAAMGLGAQGLLLSRESEDQVVKVLHEAQQQCQDGHPVVVNILIGRTDFRDGSIAV, from the exons ATGCGGGTCCTAGATGTCAAAGAGAGGGGGGGGCTTCCCGCCGATCCTTTGAGAAGCAG GTGCCATCTCATGGAGACGCCCGTGGCTGCCGCCCCTGCTGGGgacttcttcccttctttcctgctCCTGGGTTTCGCGACGCTAGTGGCCGCCTTGCTGGGCGCCGCTCACCGCCTGGGGCTCTTCTACCAGTTGATGCACAAG GTGGACAAGGCAAGCATCCGGCATGGTGGGGAGAATGTGGCAGCCGTGCTGAGGGCCCATGGCGTGCGGTTCCTTTTCACGCTGGTCGGCGGGCACATTTCCCCACTGCTGGTGGCCTGTGAGAAGCTGGGCATCCGCGTGGTGGACACCCGCCACGAAGTCACAGCCGTCTTTGCTGCTGATGCTGTGGCCCGCCTGACCG GGACAGTGGGCGTGGCGGCAGTGACAGCGGGCCCCGGCCTCACCAACACAGTGACTGCGGTGAAGAATGCCCAGATAGCCCAGTCCCCCGTCCTGCTTCTGGGTGGGGCTGCCAGCACCCTGCTGCAG AACCGGGGCGCACTCCAGGCTATTGATCAGATGTCCCTGTTCCGGCCACTCTGCAAGTTTTGTGCTTCTGTGCAGAGGGTGCGGGAGATCATCCCCACCCTGAGGGCCGCGATGGCTGCTGCTCAGTCGGGCACCCCAG GCCCGGTGTTCGTGGAACTGCCTGTTGATGTGCTGTACCCCTACTTCATGGTTCAGAAGGAGATGGTGTCAGCTAAGCCGCCCAAGGGCCTCGTGGGTCAAGGGGTCTCCTG GTACTTAGAGAATTACCTGGCCAACCTCTTTGCAGGAGCCTGGGAGCCTCAGCCTGAGGGGCCCCTGCCTCTGGACATCCCTCAGGCTTCCCCTCAGCAG GTTCAGCGCTGTGTTGAGATCCTGAGCCGGGCCAAAAGGCCCCTTGTGCTGCTTGGGAGCCAGGCCCTGTTGCCTCCGACACCCTCAGACAAACTTCG GGTTGCTGTGGAGACCCTGGGTGTCCCCTGCTTCCTGGGTGGGATGGCGCGGGGGCTGCTAGGCCGGAGCCACCCCCTTCACATCCGGCAGAACCGCAGCGCCGCCCTGAAGAAGGCAGATGTTGTCGTCCTGGCAG GAACGGTGTGTGACTTCCGTCTGTCCTATGGCCGTGTCCTCAGCCGCAGCAGCAAGATCATCATTGTCAACCGTAACCGGAAAGAGATGTTGATGAACTCAGACATGTTCTGGAAGCCCCAGGTGGCTGTGCAAG GAGACGTGGGCTCCTTCGTGGTGAAGCTGGCGCAGGGCCTTCAGGGCCAGACATGGGCCTCAGACTGGGCAGAGGAGCTTCGGCAGGCTGACCGACAGAAGGAGCAGACCTTTCG GGAGAAGGCGTCGATGCCTGTAGCTGAGCACCTTAACCCGGTGCGGGTACTGCAGCTGGTGGAGGAAACTCTGCCCGACAACTCCATTCTGGTGGTCGATGGTGGGGACTTCGTGGGTACAGCCGCCCACCTGGTGCAGCCCCGTGGCCCCCTGCGCTGGCTGGATCCTG GGGCCTTCGGTACTCTGGGGGTTGGTGCAGGATTTGCACTTGGTGCCAAACTGTGTCAGCCAGATGCCGAG GTCTGGTGCCTGTTTGGGGATGGAGCCTTTGGCTACAGCCTCATCGAATTTGACACCTTCGTCAGACACAAG ATCCCAGTGATGGCTTTGATAGGGAATGATGCTGGCTGGACCCAGATTTCCCGGGAGCAGGTGCCCTGTCTGGGCAGCAATGTGGCCTGTGGCTTGGCTTACACTG GTTATCACAAGGCGGCCATGGGACTGGGGGCCCAGGGCTTGCTACTTTCACGAGAGAGTGAGGATCAGGTGGTCAAGGTGCTGCATGAAGCCCAGCAGCAGTGCCAAGATGGCCACCCCGTTGTGGTCAACATCCTCATCGGGAGGACGGACTTCCGAGATGGCTCCATTGCCGTGTAG